The Chitinophaga parva genomic sequence CATTTCCCGAAAATAACAAAGCCCAATTTTCATATCCGGGGGGATTGAAAATTGGGCTTTTATAATTTATACCTGCCCCGTTTGAAACAGGGAATTGAAACCTAAGCCGGGTAACTTCCCAGGAATTTGTCCAGCAATTTATTAAGCTGCTGTATTTCTTTCTCGGAAAGGGTCGCTGTCATATCGTCCTGCAGCTCATCGATCTCTGCGTCGATGGCTTCCAGGAGCTCCAGGCCTTTCTGGGTGATGATCACATCCACGGCGCGGCGGTCGGAGGGACAGCTTTTACGGTCTACCAGCTCTGCTTTGCGCAGGCGCTCCACCAGGCGGGATACATCGCTCATCTTATCCAGCATGCGGTCTTTCAGCAGGTTGATATTGGCGGTGCCAGGGTATTGGCCACGGAGGATGCGCAGGATATTGAACTGCTGCATCGTAATGTCGAAACGCTTGAAAAACTGCTGGTGTTTTGAAACGATCCAGTTTCCGACGAAGATAAGGCCGACCATACCCTTGTGGTACTCACTCCTGAAATTACTTTGCGAAATCAATTTCTCAATATTTGACATATCCGGTAAAAATAAATTATACTCAAACCAAAGGGGCGCAGAAGGCTAAGGTTGTGTTTCCAAACATCAATATGTCTATAAAATTACATCATTTTAGTCAGTTCAGAACATAAGGATGGCGGTGAATGCCACCGCCATCCTATCCTAACCTATGATTCTTACACTTATGCTATCGTGTCAATTATTTGCCCTGAACAAATTCCAGTGTGAGGGTCACGTTCACGATCTTATCTACCACCATACCACCGGTTTCGGTAGCAGCGCTCCATTTCAGATCGTAATCAAAACGGTTAATGGTAGTGGTGGCTTTGAAGCCAGCGCGGTTGTTGCCCCAGGGATCTTTAACAGAACCACCGTAGGTAACATCGAACTTGGCTTTCTTGGTAACACCCTTGATGGTAAGATCGCCTTCCAGTACATATTTGTTACCGCTTACTTTCTTGAAAGAAGTGCTCTTGAAAGTCATGCTGGGATATTTGGCAGCGTCAAAGAAATCAGCAGATTTCAGGTGACCATCACGTTTTTCGTCATCGGTGTTTACGCTGTTCACGTCTACGCTTACTGCGATCTGTGCGTCGGTGAAGTCGGGCTTAGCGGAAATGAGCGTACCATCAAATTTGTTGAAACGGCCTTCTACGGAGGAGATCACCAGGTGGGTAACATCAAATTTCACGGCGGAGTGAGTGCCATCCAGTTTCCAGGTGTTAGTCTGTGCGAAGAGTGCCAGGGGCGCCAGGGCCAATAAAGTAAATAACAATTTTTTCATGGAGTGTATGTTTTTAATAACGAGGGCAAAGATAAATGAATTTAAGTGTTATAACACCTATTTTTTATTTTCTGTGACGATTATTTTACAAAGCCGGGAGGCGGGTGATGGGACAAAACCGGGTGAAAAACAGGTGAAATGCAGGCTGGATGGAGGTTGTAAAGTCTGGTAAAACGGAAAAAGTTTCCTTGTACCCGGGGAATGGTTCATTAAGCTGTTTGCTACGTACTGCCTGCAAGTACTGCAATTGTTGGCAAAGAACAACGGGCGGGGCAGTATCGTTTGAGATAGCATTGCGCGCAGCGCACAAAAAAGCCGGGAACCACAGGTCCCGGCTGAAATATTTTTTCGTGGAAAATGTTTATGCGGTTACCAGCTTCATCTGGTCCAGCACCGTCATCACTTCTTTTACGTGCACGGCGGAATCATTGAGCAGCTGCTGTTCTCCGGCATTGAGCTTTAATTCTATGATCTTTTCTATGCCGCCTTTGCCCAGCACTACGGGCACACCCAGGTAGATGTCTTTGAGGCCGTACTGACCGGTAAGCCATGCGCAGCAGGGGAAAATGCGTTTTTCATCTTTGAGGATGGCTTCTACCATCTGGGCGGCTGCGGCGCCGGGGGCATACCAGGCGGAGGTTCCCAGGAGGTTCACGATCTCCCCCCCACCCACTTTGGTGCGCTGGATAATGGCTTCCAGTTTGTCTGCCGCCACCAGTTCTGTAACCGGGATGCCGCTTACGGTGGTGTAGCGTGGCAGGGGTACCATAGTGTCTCCGTGCCCGCCCATGAGGATGGCCTGGATATCTTTGGGAGAGCAGCCAATTTCGTCCGCCAGGAAAGCGCGGTACCGGGCGGTGTCCAGGATGCCGGCCATGCCAAATACCTTGTTGCTGTCTTTTTTGGCGGTGAGGTAAGCGCAGTAGGTCATCACGTCCAGCGGGTTACTTACCACGATGATCACGGCATTGGGAGAGTACTGGCTGATGGACTCTGTAACAGACTTCACGATGTTGGCATTCGTAGAGATTAGGTCATCGCGGCTCATCCCGGGTTTGCGGGGCAGGCCGGAGGTGATCACCACCACATCGCTGCCGGCGGTTTTGCTGTAATCGTTGGTAACACCGGTGACGCGGGTGCTGTAATAATCAATCGGGGCCTGCTGCCAGGTGTCCAGGGACTTGCCTTCTGCGGTACCTTCTTTGATATCCAATAAAACCACTTCCTGTAAAAAATCCCTATGAGCGAGTACATTGGCGCAAGTGGCGCCTACATTGCCTGCTCCTACAACGGTTACTTTCATTGTATCCAACGATTTAAAGGGTGATATAAATAATGGTGTTTTATCTAAAGCAGGGTAAATAGGCGATGGGGAATGGGCGCCTCCGCACGGTAACTGGCCGCAAGCCGGGCAAACCTGCACCGCGCGGAAAAGGAGGGTGGTGCAGGTTTGCGGGGAATGTCCCCTTTCGCTTATTTGAGGTAAGCGGTAAGAGAATCCAGTTTGGCGGTGCCTTCCCAGCCCTTTACAAACTTTCCTTTCTTATCATAGATATACAGGCCGGGGAAGTAGTGCAGGTCATAGAAATACATGATCTGGCGGGTGGCTTCACTGGCCATGGTAATATTCGGATAATCCTTGATGTGGTAAGTATCGTAGTACTCTTTCATGCGTTCCGGCTGGAAGGGAGTGATCATCACGATCTGGGTGTTCTTGAACTTATCAATGTTCTTTTCCACTTCTTCCGTCATGTGTTTACAGTGGTCGCACTCTACGCTGAAGATGAAAACGAGGGTCTGCACATTTTTCTTCAAATCGTTCTTGGTGATGGTCTGGCCGTTTACCAGGGTTAAGGGAAAAGCGGGAATCACCGGGTACTGCTTGTAGGCGGGTGGTTTTTCGGTTGTCTGGGCCTGCGCAGCAAAACCGAAGATCAGCAGGCAAAGGCAAAGAGCCATCAGATGACGCGTCATAATATTAAATGGACTAGTTGTTTTTGAATACGGATAAAGTTAAGGGCCGGGGCTGATACGGGGAAATAATTTTAGTTAAAAAGGGGAGGGCGCTATAAAATAAAACCCACGTTTGTTGGGAATTGTAGTAATTGAATGATATTTGAGGCGAAAAGGCGCAAAAAACCTGCGTTTTTGCCCAAAATGGCCGCAAAATAGTGTTCATTCATATTCTAAAATTTTTACTTTTGCAGTCCTAATGTAAATTTCTAACTTTAAACAGTAACCTATTTTATGGCTACAACTGCAGACATCAGAACAGGATTAATCATCAAGCTGGACAACAGCTTATATTCTGTTGTAGAATTTGGTCAAAACAAAACCGCCCGCGCGGCCGCTAAAGTATGGGCCAAATTAAAAGGGGTTGACAATAGCCGCTCTATTGAACACACCTGGAACTCCGGCGATACCATCTTCCCGGTTCGCGTGGAAAGAAAGAATTTCCAGTTCTTATACAAAGACGATTCCGGTTATAATTTCATGGATAACGAAACCTTTGAGCAACTGGCCCTGCCGGAGAACATGGTGGATGCCCCCCAGTTCCTGAAAGACGGCCAGGAAGTTTCCATGCTGATCAACACGGAGACCGAACAGCCCATGAGCGTGGAACTGCCCGACAAGATCGTGATGCTGATCACTTACTCTGAGCCCGGCCTGAAAGGCGATACCGCTACCCGCACACTGAAAGCGGCCACCGTGGAAACCGGTGCTACCGTGATGGTGCCCCTGTTTGTGGAAGAAGGTGAACTGATCCGCGTGAACACCAAAACCGGTGAATACATCGAGCGCGTTAAGGAAAAATAATTGTCAAAAGGCGCAAGGGTGCAGTTGTAATGCAAGACTGCCCACGTCCAACTTGCGTGGTTACTACCTATCAACACAAAATCATTTTACTAAAACCAAAAACTCTTTACATGGATTTTAAACAGATCCAGGAGCTGATCAAGATCATCAACAAGTCTAATATCAGCGAACTGAGCATTGAGCAGGAAGCGTTCAAGATTACAATAAAACAGAAAGAAAATGAAGTACAGCAGGTATATGCCGTACCCGCTCCCGCTCCGGTTCCTGTAGCTGCTGCACCGGTAGCACCCGTTGCCGCTCCTGCAGCCGCACCCGCCACACCGGCAGCTGCTCCTGCAGCTGCGAAGGCAGATAACCTGGTGACCATCAAATCCCCGATGATCGGTACTTTCTACCGCAGCGGCGGTCCGGATAAGCCGCCCTTTGTGCAGGTAGGCGATGAAGTAAGCACCGGTAAAGTGGTTTGCATCATTGAGGCCATGAAGCTGTTTAACGAAATTGAAAGTGAAGTAAGTGGTAAGATCGTGAAAGTGCTGGTGGAAGACGCTTCCCCGGTGGAATATGATCAGCCGCTGTTTTTAGTGGAACCATAAGATTTTAGTCGGAAGACACAGAATGGAAAGTCGGGGTCAAAACTCACTTTCCATTTTGCTTCTTCCGACTTTTTATTTCTTTAACCTAGCGAAAAACGATGTTTAAAAAAATACTGATTGCCAACCGTGGCGAGATCGCCCTGCGCATTATCCGTACCTGTAAGGAAATGGGGATCAAAACGGTGGCCGTTTACAGCACTGCCGATAAAGACAGCCTGCACGTAAAGTTCGCTGACGAAGCGGTTTGCATCGGCAAGCCTGCCAGCAGCGAGTCTTATCTCAATATTCCCCACCTGATGGCGGCCGCGGAGATCACCAATGCAGACGCCATCCACCCTGGTTACGGCTTCCTGGCTGAAAATGCCCGCTTTGCAGAGATCTGCGGTGAGCATGGTATCAAGTTCATTGGCCCCACCCCGGACATGATCCGCAAAATGGGCGATAAGATGACCGCCAAGGAAACCATGATCGCCGCCGGTGTACCGGTGATCCCCGGTTCAGAAGGCCTGCTGAGCAGCGTGGAAGAGGCCAAAGGCCTGGCTGCCGGCATGGGCTATCCCGTGATCATTAAGGCCACCGCTGGTGGTGGTGGTAAAGGCATGCGCGTGGTTTGGGCAGAGTCCGAACTGGAAAACGCCTACAATATGGCCAAGAACGAGGCCCGCGCCTCTTTCTCCAACGATGGCATCTACATGGAGAAATTCGTGGAAGAGCCCCGCCACATTGAGATCCAGGTAGCTGGCGACCAGTATGGCAAGGTATGCCACCTCTCCGAGCGCGACTGCTCTATCCAGCGCCGCCACCAGAAACTGGTAGAAGAATCTCCTTCTCCCTTCATGACACCCGAACTGCGCGAGAAGATGGGCGAAGCCGCCATCAAGGCTGCCGGCGCTATCAACTACGAAAGCGTGGGTACCATTGAGTTCCTGGTGGACAAGCACCGTAACTTCTACTTCATGGAAATGAATACCCGTATCCAGGTAGAACACGGTGTTACCGAAGAGGTGATCAACTTTGACCTCATTAAGGAACAGATCAAGATCGCAGCCGGTATTCCCATTTCCGGCAAGAACTATACACCCGTGATGCACGCTATTGAGTGCCGCATCAACGCGGAAGATCCCTACAATGATTTCCGTCCGTCACCCGGCCGCATCAATGTACTGCACATCCCCGGCGGGCATGGTGTACGTGTGGATTCCCACATCTATGCCGGTTATGTGATCCCACCCTTCTACGACTCTATGGTGGCTAAGATCATCACCATGGCCCAGACCCGTGAAGAGGCCATCAACACGATGGAGCGCGCACTGAGCGAGTTCGTGATCGAAGGCGTAAAGACCACCATTCCGTTCCATCAGCAACTGATGCGGAATGAAGACTTCCGGAATGGTAATTTCACCACCAAGTTTACAGAAAGCTTTAAGCTGGTGTAAGTGCAGCGGCAGGCCTGTTCCAAAGGCCGCGCTTTTAATATTTTTAGCAATCCCTGGCCACTTTTCCGGCCGGGGATTTTTTTTAGCGGGGCCGTTATGAGGTTACATATACATTTTATAACTTAGCCTTGCTAAAACGTTTTAACGGTCTTTGCGCAAATCTGAGAGCCAGGAGACAAAATTAACCACCATCCATATAACGAGCAGGAATCGATATAATCATTTTCTTTATATATCAACCAAAGTCTGTCCCATTTTGAGTTATCCATCCAGGGCATATGCTTCATTTTGTAACGCGGGCGGGGAAATGCTTTCCCGGCCGTAATTGGTTTTCAAAATCAGGAACTTATTTTAAACTGTATGGCCTATGATGCCGGGGGATGAACTGGTTAATGCCACTGATGACTTCCTGTTGTCCGAGATTGGCAAGGGAAATAAGGCAGCGTTTGACCAGGTGTATAACAAATACTGGAAAAAGATCTTCAACGCTGCATACAAACGGTTGGAGGATACAGACCAGGCCAAGGACGTGGCCCAGGATGTATTTGTGCAACTCTGGACCCGTGAAAAAAATACCCCTATAGAAAACCTGAATGCCTACCTGCATACTGCCGCGCGGAACGCGGTATTCCGCCTGCTGGAAAGAGAAGGGCGTTATGCTTTTTTCCCCGGGGAGGCCGCGGAGCTGGAGAAATTAAAGGCCCCGCATAGCCAGACGGATGGTGACATGCTTTTCAAGGAATTCCTGCAAACCTTTCACGCGCTTACGGCCTCCCTGCCGGAGCAGCAGCGGCTTATTTTTCACCTGCGTTTCCAGGAAGGGCGGAGCAGCCAGGAGATAGCCGATACATTACGGGTCTCCGTGAAAACAGTGCGCAACCAGATGGGGCGCGCCCTTGCCCGTATCAAGCAATCCCTGTTGCCTGTTTTTCTTTTACTCCTGCGCTTCTTTATTTCTTTTTAAAAGCCACGATGTGCCCATAAGACATATTTTAATTAAAAAAATATGAATACGGCATGGGCTGTAACCTGTTTTTCCACTCTTAGTTATAGGCAACCATAAAAATGGATCAGCAAAACAAGGAACAATTTGTAATACTGCTTGGCAAATACAGGTCGGGGCAGGCAACACCGGAAGAAATAAACTTCCTGGAGGCCTATTATGACCTGTTTGATGTTAATGATGACCTGATCACCCCGGACAATGAAGCAGATTTTCAACAGTTGAAAACTGGTTTAAAGGAGGCGATAGATCAGCAAATTGGCTTGCATAAAAAGCAGCCGGCCAGGGTGCGGCCCCTCCGTTGGGTGGGCGTAGCCGCGGCAGTGCTGGTATTGATCTGTGTGGGTGCCGCGTTTTTCCGGTACTGGCCAGCCACCCCTGAAAAGGCGCCACTGGCCACGGTTACACCGGCACCTGCTTCCCAACGCCCGTTAAACAGGCCGGTACTGCAGCTGGCAAACGGGCAGTGGATTGATGTGGACAGCAGTGGCCAGGGTATTATTGCCCACCAGCAAGGACTTAGCATTTCCCGGCAGGACAGTAATACGCTGGTGTACCAGCCGCTGGTCAATACTGCCAACGGAGATAAGGCCCATGGCATGAATACCTTTACCACGCCCCGTGGTATGAAATACCGGGTAGTATTGTCTGATGGATCTGCGGTGGTATTGAATGCCGCATCGTCTTTAAGGTATCCCGCAGTTTTTGAAGGCCCGGTGCGGGCAGTGGAGCTGGAAGGGGAGGCTTATTTTGAAATAAAAAAAGATCTGCAGCATCCTTTTATAGTGCGTTCTGCTTTGCAGGAAGTGCAGGTGCTGGGCACCCATTTCATGGTAAATGCTTACCCGGATGAAAGCAATATTAAAACCACCCTGCTGGAAGGCGCCGTAAAAGTGAAGGCAGAAAAAGGTGCCGTGGTAATGACACCAGGCCAGCAGGTAACCGTGGACCGTGATGATAACGCGGTGCGGAAAGCAATGGCGGATACGGAAAAGGAAATGGCCTGGGTCAATAACCTTTTTGCTTTCCGGCAGGATGACCTGCCCACCGTTATGCGCCAGATAGCGCGCTGGTACGACGTTTCCGTGGAATATAAGGGTGGCCTGCCCACAGAAAAATTCAGCGGGGAAATTTCCCGGAGCAGCAGCCTCACGGATGTATTGCAAATATTGGAATTGAACGATGTGCACTTTGACGTACAGGGAAACACTTTAACTGTTTCTTACCGGG encodes the following:
- a CDS encoding MarR family winged helix-turn-helix transcriptional regulator, whose protein sequence is MVGLIFVGNWIVSKHQQFFKRFDITMQQFNILRILRGQYPGTANINLLKDRMLDKMSDVSRLVERLRKAELVDRKSCPSDRRAVDVIITQKGLELLEAIDAEIDELQDDMTATLSEKEIQQLNKLLDKFLGSYPA
- a CDS encoding YceI family protein, translated to MKKLLFTLLALAPLALFAQTNTWKLDGTHSAVKFDVTHLVISSVEGRFNKFDGTLISAKPDFTDAQIAVSVDVNSVNTDDEKRDGHLKSADFFDAAKYPSMTFKSTSFKKVSGNKYVLEGDLTIKGVTKKAKFDVTYGGSVKDPWGNNRAGFKATTTINRFDYDLKWSAATETGGMVVDKIVNVTLTLEFVQGK
- the mdh gene encoding malate dehydrogenase, with translation MKVTVVGAGNVGATCANVLAHRDFLQEVVLLDIKEGTAEGKSLDTWQQAPIDYYSTRVTGVTNDYSKTAGSDVVVITSGLPRKPGMSRDDLISTNANIVKSVTESISQYSPNAVIIVVSNPLDVMTYCAYLTAKKDSNKVFGMAGILDTARYRAFLADEIGCSPKDIQAILMGGHGDTMVPLPRYTTVSGIPVTELVAADKLEAIIQRTKVGGGEIVNLLGTSAWYAPGAAAAQMVEAILKDEKRIFPCCAWLTGQYGLKDIYLGVPVVLGKGGIEKIIELKLNAGEQQLLNDSAVHVKEVMTVLDQMKLVTA
- a CDS encoding peroxiredoxin family protein codes for the protein MTRHLMALCLCLLIFGFAAQAQTTEKPPAYKQYPVIPAFPLTLVNGQTITKNDLKKNVQTLVFIFSVECDHCKHMTEEVEKNIDKFKNTQIVMITPFQPERMKEYYDTYHIKDYPNITMASEATRQIMYFYDLHYFPGLYIYDKKGKFVKGWEGTAKLDSLTAYLK
- the efp gene encoding elongation factor P, whose amino-acid sequence is MATTADIRTGLIIKLDNSLYSVVEFGQNKTARAAAKVWAKLKGVDNSRSIEHTWNSGDTIFPVRVERKNFQFLYKDDSGYNFMDNETFEQLALPENMVDAPQFLKDGQEVSMLINTETEQPMSVELPDKIVMLITYSEPGLKGDTATRTLKAATVETGATVMVPLFVEEGELIRVNTKTGEYIERVKEK
- the accB gene encoding acetyl-CoA carboxylase biotin carboxyl carrier protein is translated as MDFKQIQELIKIINKSNISELSIEQEAFKITIKQKENEVQQVYAVPAPAPVPVAAAPVAPVAAPAAAPATPAAAPAAAKADNLVTIKSPMIGTFYRSGGPDKPPFVQVGDEVSTGKVVCIIEAMKLFNEIESEVSGKIVKVLVEDASPVEYDQPLFLVEP
- the accC gene encoding acetyl-CoA carboxylase biotin carboxylase subunit, coding for MFKKILIANRGEIALRIIRTCKEMGIKTVAVYSTADKDSLHVKFADEAVCIGKPASSESYLNIPHLMAAAEITNADAIHPGYGFLAENARFAEICGEHGIKFIGPTPDMIRKMGDKMTAKETMIAAGVPVIPGSEGLLSSVEEAKGLAAGMGYPVIIKATAGGGGKGMRVVWAESELENAYNMAKNEARASFSNDGIYMEKFVEEPRHIEIQVAGDQYGKVCHLSERDCSIQRRHQKLVEESPSPFMTPELREKMGEAAIKAAGAINYESVGTIEFLVDKHRNFYFMEMNTRIQVEHGVTEEVINFDLIKEQIKIAAGIPISGKNYTPVMHAIECRINAEDPYNDFRPSPGRINVLHIPGGHGVRVDSHIYAGYVIPPFYDSMVAKIITMAQTREEAINTMERALSEFVIEGVKTTIPFHQQLMRNEDFRNGNFTTKFTESFKLV
- a CDS encoding RNA polymerase sigma factor, with protein sequence MMPGDELVNATDDFLLSEIGKGNKAAFDQVYNKYWKKIFNAAYKRLEDTDQAKDVAQDVFVQLWTREKNTPIENLNAYLHTAARNAVFRLLEREGRYAFFPGEAAELEKLKAPHSQTDGDMLFKEFLQTFHALTASLPEQQRLIFHLRFQEGRSSQEIADTLRVSVKTVRNQMGRALARIKQSLLPVFLLLLRFFISF
- a CDS encoding FecR family protein — translated: MDQQNKEQFVILLGKYRSGQATPEEINFLEAYYDLFDVNDDLITPDNEADFQQLKTGLKEAIDQQIGLHKKQPARVRPLRWVGVAAAVLVLICVGAAFFRYWPATPEKAPLATVTPAPASQRPLNRPVLQLANGQWIDVDSSGQGIIAHQQGLSISRQDSNTLVYQPLVNTANGDKAHGMNTFTTPRGMKYRVVLSDGSAVVLNAASSLRYPAVFEGPVRAVELEGEAYFEIKKDLQHPFIVRSALQEVQVLGTHFMVNAYPDESNIKTTLLEGAVKVKAEKGAVVMTPGQQVTVDRDDNAVRKAMADTEKEMAWVNNLFAFRQDDLPTVMRQIARWYDVSVEYKGGLPTEKFSGEISRSSSLTDVLQILELNDVHFDVQGNTLTVSYRE